The Zonotrichia albicollis isolate bZonAlb1 chromosome 34 unlocalized genomic scaffold, bZonAlb1.hap1 SUPER_34_unloc_1, whole genome shotgun sequence genome contains a region encoding:
- the TRPT1 gene encoding tRNA 2'-phosphotransferase 1 produces the protein MAGGEGAGAAQRRRRRKEEDPGVRLSKALSYVLRHGAEAEGLPMGPDGFVEVGALLRLRRFAGVSEGDVRRVVAADPKGRFALRPDPLRVRANQGHSLPVPDLELTPLCAPEALPPTLAHGTRRRLWGPIRAGGLRPMGRQHLHLAGGLPGDPGVRSGMRSDSEIAIIIDGPRALADGIPFFRSANGVILTPGDAQGRIPPKYFLRVLQLRPHRCELPLDGPWDEKGGETPG, from the exons ATGGCCGGCGGGGAGGGCGCGGGCGCCGCCCAGCGGCGGCGGAGGCGGAAAGaggag GACCCCGGGGTGCGGCTGTCCAAGGCCCTGAGCTACGTCCTGCGCCATGGGGCCGAGGCCGAGGGGCTGCCCATGGGCCCGG ATGGATTTGTTGAGGTGGGGGCTCTGCTGCGGCTGCGTCGCTTCGCGGGGGTCTCGGAGGGTGACGTGCGCAGGGTGGTGGCCGCTGACCCCAAGGGTCGCTTCGCCCTCCGGCCGGACCCCCTGAGGGTCAGAGCCAACCAGGGGCACTCCCTGCCG GTGCCGGATCTGGAGCTGACCCCCCTGTGCGCCCCCGAGGCGCTGCCCCCCACCCTGGCCCACGGCACCCGGCGCCGCCTGTGGGGCCCGATCCGGGCGGGGGGGCTGCGCCCCATGGGGCGGCAACACCTGCACCTGGCgggggggctgccgggggaccCCGGCGTGCGCAGCG GGATGAGGTCGGACTCGGAGATCGCCATCATCATCGACGGCCCCCGCGCGCTGGCGG ACGGGATCCCCTTTTTCCGCTCGGCCAACGGGGTGATCCTGACGCCGGGGGACGCCCAGGGCCGGATCCCCCCCAAATATTTCCTGCGGGTTCTGCAGCTGCGGCCGCACC GGTGTGAACTGCCCCTGGACGGACCCTGGGATGAGAAGGGGGGAGAGACCCCCGgatga
- the EHBP1L1 gene encoding EH domain-binding protein 1-like protein 1: protein MGSVWKRLQRAGKRAAKVRFEATLEELLVEGGGSWTPDRLTVVWSRRQRRVCSKPRRWQPGIQDPRRGMVVWVVPETLEVVVTLYRDPQATAFDDKTWNFLVVNESRGRRSVVAAAPLELGRLAGVGDTALSLSLRPRTRKVTTATLRLRLRGLVLMEGHPTDEDMQSVTSLSPPGDVADLGDFESDPEDEGGTHRAGGATPAPRAPPPSRDPPNLGARRESPEPPEPPPEITTDPPGGRGALLAWCRGVTAGYPGVSIADFGGSWSSGLGFCALLHRLRPREIDFSALDPRDHRGNNKRAFDAFAALGVPRLLDPSDMETPDSLGVMTFLSQVRAILGTPPGTPPDPRSDVTKGGPQENPPDPQSGSIEEGRPPESPGDVTEGGPQTTPPETPPDLRSDVIKGGSQTTPQGTPPDPRSDVIEGRPQTTPPDLQSDVIEGGTPNDAPGDTPKPPDDVIEGGPQKTSPGTPPDSRSDVIEGGPQTPPPETPPDLQSDVTEGRPQTTPPGTPLNPQSDVIEGGPQTTPLRPQSGSIEEEPQEPPRHPQIPPETPTGTPQKPQISIRGAPPRPPPQYLGRGRQCPSPPPAPPGPRGWGGVSPRPPPAPGASPACGTPPPKGDVGTPPETPREPPETPEEESGGQWVTAELLALEQEQARLDAQAPALERELRELMDSGADPAREERLLRAWFSLVQQRNLLVRRQDQLQLLAQERDLERRFELLSRELRGLLGTEEWQKPPAQREREQLLLEELVALVNRRDRLVRDRHRRESRALEEDEELRRSLEPRRRRFGRRETCGIC, encoded by the exons atGGGGAGCGTGTGGAAGCGGCTGCAGCGCGCGGGGAAACGCGCGGCCAAAGTTCGCTTCGAGGCCacgctggaggagctgctggtggaggGGGGGGGCAGCTG gacccccgaCAGACTGACCGTGGTGTGGAGCCGGCGGCAGCGCAGGGTCTGCTCCaag CCCCGCAGGTGGCAGCCGGGCATCCAGGACCCGCGGCGGGGCATGGTGGTCTGGGTGGTGCCCGAGACCCTCGAGGTGGTCGTGACCCTGTACCGG gacccccaggccACCGCCTTCGATGACAAAACCTGGAACTTCCTCGTGGTCAAT GAGTCGCGGGGCCGGCGCTCGGTGGTGGCCGCGGCCCCGCTGGAGCTGGGGCGCCTGGCGGGGGTTGGGGACAcggccctgtccctgtccctgcggCCCCGCACACGCAAGGTGACAACGGCGACGCTGCGGCTGCGGCTGCGCGGGCTCGTCCTCATGGAGGGACACCCCAC ggacGAGGACATGCAGAGTGTCACCAGCCTGAGCCCCCCCGGGGACGTGGCCGACCTTGGGGACTTCGAGAGTGACCCCGAGGACGagggggggacacacagggcGGGGGGCGCCACCCCTGCGCCCCGAG cgCCCCCTCCCAGCCGGGACCCCCCCAATTTGGGGGCACGGAGGGagtccccagagcccccagagcccccccctGAAATAACCACG gacccccccggGGGTCGCGGGGCGCTCCTGGCCTGGTGCCGGGGGGTCACGGCCGGGTACCCGGGGGTCTCCATCGCCGATTTCGGGGGGTCCTGGAGCAGCGGGTTGGGGTTCTGCGCCCTCCTGCACCGGCTGAGACCCCGAGAGAT tGATTTCAGCGCTCTGGACCCCCGGGACCACCGGGGCAACAACAAACGG GCCTTCGATGCCTTCGCTGCCCTGGGGGTCCCGCGGCTCCTGGACCCCTCGGACATGGAGACCCCCGACAGCCTGGGGGTCATGACCTTCCTCAGCCAGGTCCGGGCAATCCTGGGGACCCCCCCGGGGACACCCCCGGACCCTCGGAGTGACGTCACCAAGGGGGGGCCCCAAGAGAACCCTCCGGACCCCCAGAGCGGCTCCATCGAGGAGGGGAGACCCCCGGAATCACCGGGTGACGTCACCGAGGGGGGGCCCCAAACGacccccccagagacccccccggACCTTCGGAGTGACGTCATAAAGGGAGGATCCCAAACGACCCCCCAGGGGACACCCCCTGACCCCCGGAGTGACGTCATCGAGGGGAGACCCCAAACCACCCCCCCGGACCTTCAGAGTGACGTCATCGAGGGGGGGACCCCAAACGACGCCCCCGGGGACACCCCTAAACCCCCAGA TGACGTCATcgaggggggaccccaaaagacctccccggggacccccccagATTCCCGGAGTGACGTCATCGAGGGGGGACCCCAAACGCCCCCTCCAGAAACTCCCCCGGACCTTCAGAGTGATGTCACCGAGGGGAGACCCCAAACGACGCCCCCGGGGACACCCTTAAACCCCCAGAGTGACGTCATCGAGGGGGGGCCCCAAACGACCCCCCTGCGCCCCCAGAGCGGCTCCATTgaggaggagccccaagagccCCCCCGGCACCCCCAGAtccccccagagaccccaacGGGGAccccccagaaaccccaaatcaGCATCA GGGGAGCCCCCCCAAGACCCCCCCCCCagtatttggggagggggcggcagTGCCCGAGCCccccccccgctccccccggcccgcgggggtggggaggggtctccccACGCCCCCCCCCCGCTCCAGGAGCTTCCCCCGCCTgcgggacccccccccccaag ggtgaCGTCGGGacccccccagagacccccagggaGCCCCCGGAGACCCCCGAGGAGGAGAGCGGG ggacagtgggTGACAGCcgagctgctggccctggagcaggagcaggcccGGTTGGACGCTCAGGCCCCGGCGCTGGAGCGGGAACTGCGGGAGCTGATGGACAGCg gcgCAGACCCCGCCCGCGAGGAGCGGCTGCTCCGGGCCTGGTTCTCGCTGGTGCAGCAGCGGAATTTGCTGGTGCGGCGCCAggaccagctgcagctgct GGCGCAGGAGCGGGACCTGGAGCGGCGCTTTGAGCTGCTGAGCCGGGAGCTGCgggggctgctggggacagagg AGTGGCAGAAGCCGCCGGCGCAGCGCGAGCGCGAGCAGCTCTTACTGGAGgaactggtggcactggtgaaCCGGCGGGACCGGCTGGTGCGGGACCGGCACCGCCGCGAGAGCAg GGCgctggaggaggatgaggagctgcGGAGGAGCCTCGAGCCCCGGCGGCGCCGCTTCGGCCGCAGGGAAACGTGCGGGATCTGctga
- the SCYL1 gene encoding LOW QUALITY PROTEIN: N-terminal kinase-like protein (The sequence of the model RefSeq protein was modified relative to this genomic sequence to represent the inferred CDS: deleted 1 base in 1 codon) — MWLFSRDPVRDFPFELGPPDADPEAEPLPDPAAPAPLWRLLRGRRKADGAPVSVFAHSLGPGVDPGATALARAGLKRLRSLRHPNILGYLDSLETEQCLYLVTEAVTPLRRHLRLHPPSGDSGEQEVAWGLQRLLTALAFLGVSGLVHHALGLDAVFVDPGGEWKLGGLERVAATSEGTPTRPPSDPPRPQDPPELSDPSRGKGDPWAGDMWRLGCLIWEVFNGPLPRPGALRSFGKLPPGLIPPFSELVAADPGARPGPGPLLERLQRPGAFLACALVRTGLFLEHFQVRDPSERRTFLQELPPLLESLPGPFRRHKLLPRLLEALELGSADASALPPLLQVAKVLDPPEYQERIVPVLVRLFSSPERGLRLRLLQLLEEYIEFLPEATVDSQIFPHVAHGFLDSNPAIREQTVKSMVLLAPKLGEGRRGGELPRLLLRVQGGDALGPLRCNATLCLGRLAPHLPAQTRRRVLAPALARATRDPFPPARAAAVAAFAATHGCYAPPEVATRVLPPLCALTVDPHPGVRQQAFRAIRSFLEQLEAAAEAGGVQEGDIPSTAAVPGGGTGGLGAAVSWAVTGVTSLTARLMGGEGGAAPAQPPPTQGPPQSPAETPAAPPKEPPGEEPLPEEPPLEDGDGWDDDWGSLEDMELPRSPPASSPEDLGTPPQPPTPTEPPPSAPPPAGGGDEGEGGWGVGGEWGTEDAWEALPSQHGPPPGRRQREQQRRRELEAKRRAGPRGPQKLGARKLD; from the exons atGTGGCTCTTCTCCCGGGACCCGGTGCGGGACTTCCCCTTCGAGCTGGGCCCGCCCGATGCGGACCCCGAGGCGGAGCCGCTCCCGGAccccgcggccccggccccgctctgGCGGCTGCTGCGGGGCCGCCGCAAG GCCGATGGCGCTCCGGTGTCGGTGTTTGCGCACAGCCTGGGCCCGGGGGTGGATCCCGGGGCCACCGCGCTGGCCCGGGCGGGGCTGAAGCGGCTCCGCAGCCTCCGGCACCCCAACATCCTGGGCTACCTGGACAGCCTGGAG ACGGAGCAGTGCCTGTACCTGGTGACAGAGGCCGTGACCCCCCTGCGGCGGCACCTGCGGCTGCACCCCCCGAGCGGGGACTCGGGCGAGCAGGAGGtggcctgggggctgcagcggctgctG ACGGCGCTGGCGTTCCTGGGGGTCTCGGGGCTCGTTCACCACGCGCTGGGACTCGACGCCGTCTTCGTGGACCCCGGGGGCGAGTGGAAGCTGGGGGGGCTTGAGAGGGTGGCGGCCACCAGTGAGGGGACCCCCACCCGCCCCCCCAGTGaccccccccggccccaggaCCCCCCCGAGCTCAGCGACCCCTCCCGAGGGAAGGGGGACCCCTG ggcaggggacatGTGGCGCCTGGGCTGCCTCATCTGGGAGGTCTTCAATGGACCCCTCCCCCGGCCGGGGGCTCTGCGCAGCTTCGGCAAG ctgccccccGGGCTCATCCCGCCCTTCTCGGAGTTGGTGGCAGCGGATCCgggggcccggccgggcccggggccgcTCCTGGAGCGGCTGCAGCGCCCTGGAGCCTTCCTGGCCTGTGCCCTGGTGCGCACCGGGCTCTTCCTCGAGCACTTCCAG GTGCGGGACCCCTCGGAGCGCCGGAcgttcctgcaggagctgccgcCTCTCCTGGAGTCCCTGCCGGGGCCCTTCCGGAGGCACAAGCTGCTCCCGAGGCTGCTCgaggccctggagctgggcagcGCTGATGCCAGCGCTCTGCCACCCCTGCTGCAG GTGGCGAAGGTCCTGGACCCCCCCGAGTACCAGGAGCGAATCGTCCCCGTCCTCGTCCGGCTCTTCTCGTCCCCTGAGCGGGGCCTGCGCCTGCGCCTGCTGCAGCTG ctggagGAGTACATCGAGTTCCTGCCTGAGGCCACGGTggattcccaaattttcccccacgTCGCCCACGGGTTCCTGGACTCCAACCCGGCCATCCGCGAGCAGACGGTCAAG TCCATGGTGCTGCTGGCGCCCAAGCTGGGGGAGGGGCGCAGGGGGGGGGAGCTGCCCCGGCTGCTGCTGCGGGTGCAGGGAGGGGACGCGCTGGGACCCCTGCGCTGCAACGCCACGCTGTGCCTGGGGCGCCTGGCCCCCCACCTGCCCGCCCAG ACCCGCCGGCGGGTCCTGGCCCCCGCCCTGGCCCGGGCCACCCGGGATCCGTTCCCGCCCGCCCGGGCCGCGGCCGTCGCTGCCTTCGCCGCCACCCACGGCTGCTACGCCCCCCCCGAGGTGGCGACCCGGGTGCTGCCCCCCCTGTGCGCCCTCACCGTGGACCCCCACCCCGGGGTGCGGCAGCAG gcgTTCCGGGCCATTCGCAgcttcctggagcagctggaggcgGCGGCCGAGGCCGGGGGGGTCCAGGAGGGCG ACATCCCCAGCACCGCCGCTGTGCCAggggggggcacgggggggctgggggcggccgtGTCCTGGGCTGTCACCGGTGTCACCTCCCTGACCGCCCGCCTGATGGGGGGCGAGGGGGGGGCGGCCCCCGCACAGCCCCCCCCCACGCAGGGACCCCCGCAGAGCCCGGCCGAGACCCCCGCGGCCCCCCCAAAAG agccccccggcGAGGAGCCGCTCCCCGAGGAGCCCCCCCTGGAAGATGGCGATGGGTGGGATGATGACTGGGGGAGTCTTGAG gACATGGAGCTGCCCCGGAGCCCCCCCGCCAGCAGCCCGGAggatttggggacccccccgcAGCCCCCCACCCCCACAGAGCCCCCCCCCAGCGCCCCTCCCCCAGCCGGGGGG GGTGATGAGGGTGagggggggtggggggtgggGGGTGAGTGGGGCACTGAGGACGCCTGGGAGGCGCTGCCCAGCCAGCACG GGCCCCCGCCGGGCCGGCGGCAGCGGGAGCAGCAGCGGCGCCGGGAGCTGGAGGCCAAGCGCCGGGCGGGTCCTCGGGGCCCCCAAAAATTGGGGGCTCGGAAACTCGACTGA